A single window of Periophthalmus magnuspinnatus isolate fPerMag1 chromosome 22, fPerMag1.2.pri, whole genome shotgun sequence DNA harbors:
- the tgfb3 gene encoding transforming growth factor beta-3 proprotein: protein MNLRKALLLFLFLNSVTMTLTLSTCTTVDIDHIKKKRVEAVRGQILSKLRLTSPPQTTGPSQVPYQVLALYNSTKELIEELGRDKQQSCGQDNTETEYYAKEIYKFNMINGPEHNDLTYCPKGITSRVFRFNVSIMEKNSTNLFRAEFRALRVPNPAAKRNEQRIELYQILQKDDPKAKQRYIGGKNVLTKGTPEWVSFDVTDTVREWLMYRQTNLGLEISVHCPCHTFRPNGDIIENANEVLEVKFKGMDEDLSHHKEQKEQLYPHLILMMLPPHRLDTQSSSRRRKRALDTNYCFNNYEENCCVRPLYINFRQDLGWRWIHQPEGYYANFCSGPCPYLRSSDTTHSTLLSLYNTLNPEASASPCCVPQDLEPLTILYYVGRSPKVEQLSNMVVKSCKCS from the exons ATGAATCTGCGTAAAGCacttctccttttcctcttcctaAATAGTGTGACAATGACTCTAACCCTTTCTACCTGCACCACTGTGGACATTGACCACATCAAGAAAAAGAGAGTGGAAGCAGTGCGGGGACAGATTCTCAGTAAACTGCGGCTGACAAGTCCGCCTCAGACCACTGGTCCAAGTCAGGTACCATACCAGGTTCTCGCCCTCTATAACAGCACCAAGGAGCTTATTGAGGAGCTGGGACGGGACAAGCAGCAGAGTTGTGGCCAGGATAACACGGAGACTGAGTACTATGCAAAAGAGATTTACAAGTTCAACATGATCAATGGTCCTGAGCACA ATGACCTCACCTACTGCCCTAAAGGAATCACCTCCAGGGTTTTCCGCTTCAATGTGTCCATCATGGAGAAGAACTCCACCAACCTGTTCCGGGCGGAGTTCCGCGCTCTGAGGGTCCCCAATCCTGCCGCTAAGAGGAACGAGCAGAGGATCGAGCTGTACCAG ATCCTTCAGAAAGACGACCCCAAAGCCAAGCAGCGCTACATTGGGGGCAAGAACGTCCTGACCAAGGGGACACCCGAGTGGGTCTCCTTCGACGTGACCGACACAGTGAGGGAGTGGCTCATGTATAGAC AGACTAACCTGGGCCTGGAGATCAGCGTCCACTGTCCCTGCCACACTTTTAGACCCAACGGGGACATCATTGAGAACGCCAACGAGGTACTGGAGGTCAAGTTCAAAG GTATGGATGAAGATCTGAGCCATCACaaggagcagaaggagcagcTCTACCCCCACCTCATCCTCATGATGCTGCCACCGCATCGACTGGACACTCAGTCCTCATCGCGAAGACGCAAGAGGGCACTGGACACCAATTACTGCTTCAA TAATTATGAGGAGAACTGCTGTGTGCGACCACTATATATTAATTTCCGCCAGGACTTGGGCTGGAGGTGGATTCATCAGCCTGAAGGGTACTACGCCAACTTCTGCTCGGGGCCCTGTCCCTACCTACGCAGCTCTGACACAACCCACAGCACA CTGCTGAGCCTGTACAACACTCTGAACCCAGAGGCATCAGCGTCTCCCTGCTGTGTCCCTCAGGACCTGGAGCCCCTTACCATCCTCTACTATGTGGGTCGCTCGCCCAAAGTAGAGCAGCTGTCCAACATGGTGGTCAAGTCCTGCAAGTGCAGCTAG